One window of Paenibacillus albicereus genomic DNA carries:
- the hisC gene encoding histidinol-phosphate transaminase, whose protein sequence is MNTKRHIVDLPVYQPGKPVDDVKRELGLSEVIKLASNENPYGSSPLAKQAILTEIENSNIYPDGASVELTAATAGHLGVRPEQLIWGNGADEIILMLARSFLEPGDETIMADLTFSQYRHNAVVENAAIVEVPLADGKQDLPAMLAAVTDRTKIVWICSPNNPTGTIVTERELVSFLDALPKSVLCVLDEAYCHFVDDPDYPDSIRLLDRYPNLVSLRTFSKIYGLAALRIGYGIAHPDVIHAINLVREPFNTARVSQAAAKAALSDQAFVDSCRENNLLQRDYLQGEFDRLGLAYFPTQANFILVDVGMPSREAFDRLLRRGFITRAGWSKYPNRLRVSIGTAEDNIKFVAALEEVLKEATVRK, encoded by the coding sequence ATGAATACAAAACGCCATATCGTGGACCTGCCCGTCTACCAGCCGGGCAAGCCGGTGGACGACGTCAAGCGCGAGCTCGGCCTCAGCGAGGTCATCAAGCTCGCCTCCAACGAAAACCCATACGGAAGCTCGCCGCTTGCCAAGCAGGCGATCCTGACCGAGATCGAGAACAGCAACATCTACCCGGACGGCGCGAGCGTCGAGCTGACGGCCGCGACAGCAGGCCATCTCGGCGTCCGTCCCGAGCAGCTGATTTGGGGCAACGGCGCCGACGAAATCATTCTCATGCTCGCCCGCTCGTTCCTGGAGCCGGGCGACGAGACGATCATGGCCGACCTGACGTTCTCGCAGTACCGCCACAACGCGGTCGTCGAGAACGCGGCCATCGTCGAGGTGCCGCTCGCAGACGGCAAGCAGGATCTGCCGGCGATGCTGGCGGCGGTCACCGATCGCACCAAAATCGTCTGGATCTGCTCGCCGAACAATCCGACCGGCACGATCGTGACCGAGCGGGAGCTCGTTTCCTTCCTGGACGCATTGCCGAAGTCTGTTCTCTGCGTGCTCGACGAGGCCTACTGCCACTTCGTGGACGACCCGGACTATCCGGACAGCATCCGGCTGCTGGACCGCTATCCGAACCTCGTTTCGCTGCGGACATTCTCCAAAATCTACGGACTTGCCGCGCTGCGGATCGGCTACGGCATCGCCCATCCGGACGTCATCCATGCCATCAACCTCGTGCGCGAGCCGTTCAATACGGCACGCGTGTCGCAAGCCGCGGCCAAGGCCGCCCTGTCCGACCAGGCGTTCGTCGACAGCTGCCGCGAGAACAACTTGCTCCAGCGCGACTATTTGCAGGGCGAGTTCGACCGGCTCGGACTGGCTTACTTCCCGACGCAGGCCAACTTCATCCTCGTGGATGTCGGCATGCCTTCCCGCGAGGCGTTCGACCGGCTGCTGCGCCGGGGCTTCATCACTCGGGCCGGCTGGTCCAAGTATCCGAACCGCTTGCGGGTATCCATCGGCACGGCGGAGGACAACATCAAGTTCGTCGCCGCCCTGGAGGAAGTGCTGAAGGAAGCGACGGTGCGAAAGTAG
- a CDS encoding prephenate dehydrogenase — protein sequence MTKIAIIGAGLIGGSLALCFKGQPGLFVTGYSYRQESADKYVQLGVVDEATTSLEDAVRGANFIFLCVPVGLLADYARRISLLPLAPGCVVTDVGSTKSGVAEAVSGIDWQGAVFIGGHPMAGSERAGVEAASAILFENAYYVLTPEAGTPTDALERLTELLGHTRAKIVHMDPSEHDEIVGAISHLPHLIAAGLVNQVRRYNESNDAYAMLAAGGFRDITRIASSDPVVWRDILLANREIVLRLLGEWGAELDRLADILRKQDGEAISDAFRAAGAFRSSLPERRKGVLQSIYECYMDVPDHPGIIGKIATELGNRRINLSNLQIIESRMDAPGVLRLSFRTQGDLDQALEALEQLGYAVKS from the coding sequence ATGACCAAAATCGCCATTATCGGAGCGGGCCTCATCGGGGGCTCGCTCGCGTTGTGCTTCAAGGGACAGCCCGGTCTTTTCGTAACGGGCTACTCCTATCGCCAGGAATCCGCCGACAAATACGTCCAGCTCGGCGTCGTCGACGAAGCGACGACCTCGCTCGAGGATGCCGTGCGCGGAGCGAATTTCATCTTCCTGTGCGTGCCGGTCGGCCTGCTCGCTGATTACGCGCGCCGCATCAGCCTCCTGCCGCTCGCGCCGGGCTGCGTCGTCACCGATGTCGGCAGCACGAAGTCCGGCGTCGCCGAAGCTGTATCGGGCATCGATTGGCAAGGCGCTGTCTTCATCGGCGGCCACCCGATGGCGGGCTCGGAGCGGGCGGGAGTAGAGGCGGCCAGCGCCATCCTGTTCGAGAACGCCTACTACGTGCTTACGCCGGAGGCGGGCACGCCGACGGATGCCTTGGAGCGGCTGACCGAGCTGCTCGGCCACACCCGCGCCAAGATCGTGCATATGGATCCTTCGGAGCATGACGAGATCGTCGGCGCGATCAGCCATCTGCCGCATCTGATCGCGGCCGGGCTCGTCAACCAGGTGCGCCGCTACAACGAGTCCAACGACGCTTATGCGATGCTGGCCGCCGGCGGCTTCCGCGACATCACGCGGATCGCCTCGAGCGATCCGGTCGTCTGGCGGGACATCCTGCTGGCGAACCGCGAGATCGTGCTGCGGCTGTTGGGGGAGTGGGGGGCAGAGCTGGACCGGCTCGCCGACATCCTGCGCAAGCAGGACGGCGAGGCGATCAGCGATGCGTTCCGCGCTGCGGGAGCGTTCCGAAGCAGCTTGCCGGAACGCCGCAAGGGCGTGCTCCAGTCCATCTACGAATGCTATATGGACGTGCCCGATCATCCCGGCATCATCGGTAAGATCGCGACGGAGCTCGGCAACCGCCGCATCAACTTGAGCAACCTGCAGATCATCGAGAGCCGGATGGACGCACCCGGCGTGCTCCGCCTCAGCTTCCGCACGCAAGGCGATCTCGACCAGGCGCTTGAAGCGCTGGAGCAGCTCGGATATGCCGTGAAGAGCTGA